In a single window of the Bufo bufo chromosome 5, aBufBuf1.1, whole genome shotgun sequence genome:
- the CHCHD7 gene encoding coiled-coil-helix-coiled-coil-helix domain-containing protein 7 yields MPPQRKMRDVDINPCLEESDAAAKCLDVNNYQRDMCALYFYRYKQCRKFWQTIMLKRRADGVNPAMPTAEERKHILASFENLPY; encoded by the exons ATGCCCCCACAAAGGAAGATGAGAGATGTTGATATCAATCCATGTTTAGAG GAAAGTGATGCTGCAGCAAAATGCTTGGATGTCAACAACTACCAAAGAGACATGTGTGCTTTATACTTTTACAGATATAAACAGTGCAGAAAGTTTTGG CAAACAATCATGTTGAAAAGAAGAGCAGATGGCGTGAATCCTGCAATGCCCACTGCTGAAGAAAGAAAGCACATACTGGCGTCTTTTGAAAATCTTCCCTACTGA